Proteins encoded by one window of Lathyrus oleraceus cultivar Zhongwan6 chromosome 1, CAAS_Psat_ZW6_1.0, whole genome shotgun sequence:
- the LOC127115934 gene encoding mediator of RNA polymerase II transcription subunit 25 isoform X1: MENKRWLNIVVDGNKAMEQYWTDIVSNYLEKIVRCFIGERQDHENYLGLVFYNANSELVETGYDMQFMNWTKDVNRYMENLSHLSFNGNDLNQSSMAEGLAEALVMYPKPCDTMTEREYYNAERHCILVAPGDPVPKTMPVCVPMIQRAQVIGQRLQACQIDFLEVAKKCVPLAVSLSVITPNPVPIFGAIFNLGNNVLTLSNAPISSYSTGQLTILLSKNFREAHKALKEKRIVEFPSTSVGSINTALDSTLFSVLNFQEESAASQATIGAKISEACNDLTPESVSASQPLDYQEMIFSNGTDQANVALTNSQIQVNLYEDIMAELNSDTDILPPMKRSRTFTPLEDNDLTNLFELGENPLDDINHSLGHDQGVSFEKQLLEVENELEKALNVASQNTPDNQTSNAELTASSSKVVDFTPFEVQAPAPNTGEGSSTGLFYENALQSWYDPSAISFSTNTSTLVSSSQFQTSVSNGNFAFPYVTSNSQMQPQPYSSSTSQLPMFPTFARESIGNFSAQPTGQHFQPYNQYLRNNMAPFNFPSQAFGANTWIHSAQRISPSYQNLNSNLYVLPSLDELQDYVHTWEGNLTGKINSSRVTVIKARAFRKTTTPLTLTLRWSNRLEISHLIPLKAVNHTKNFSHPIDNVIFHVLKYSNVDLYKHLKSRYMCAKIDLQCQSIILSPTERENFFVGTVFPGETLFIEPA, from the exons ATGGAGAATAAGAGATGGTTGAACATAGTAGTTGATGGCAACAAAGCTATGGAGCAGTATTGGACTGATATTGTTTCAAACTATCTTGAAAAAATTGTCAG GTGCTTCATTGGTGAAAGACAAGACCAt GAAAATTATCTTGGACTAGTATTCTATAATGCAAACTCTGAACTAG TGGAAACAGGCTATGACATGCAATTCATGAACTGGACAAAAGATGTGAATAGATACATGGAAAATTTGTCACATTTATCTTTCAATGGAAATGATCTTAATCAATCTAGCATGGCAGAAGGTTTAGCAGAAGCTCTTGTG ATGTATCCAAAGCCATGTGATACAATGACGGAAAGAGAATACTACAATGCAGAAAGACATTGTATTCTTGTTGCTCCAGGTGATCCTGTTCCTAAGACAATGCCTGTCTGTGTGCCAATGATTCAAAGAGCTCAAGTTATTGGTCAAAGATTACAAGCTTGTCAGATCGATTTTCTCGAGGTCGCCAAAAAATGTGTTCCG CTAGCTGTGTCACTCTCAGTGATAACTCCTAATCCAGTTCCGATTTTCGGAGCCATATTTAATTTG GGAAATAATGTGTTAACATTATCAAATGCTCCAATCTCTAGTTACAGCACTGGACAATTGACAATTTTACTGTCAAAAAACTTTAGAGAAGCACACAAAGCACTCAAAGAAAAAAGAATAGTGGAATTTCCTTCAACAAGTGTTGGATCCATTAATACAGCACTTGATTCAACACTTTTCAGTGTTCTTAATTTCCAAG AAGAATCTGCGGCGTCTCAGGCGACGATAGGAGCGAAAATAAGCGAAGCTTGCAATGATTTAACACCG GAGAGTGTAAGCGCCTCGCAACCTCTCGATTATCAGGAAATGATTTTTTCGAATGGCACGGACCAGGCGAATGTGGCATTGACTAACTCTCAGATTCAAGTAAATCTATACGAAGATATCATGGCCGAGCTTAATAGCGATACCGATATTTTACCACCGATGAAAAGGTCGAGAACATTTACACCATTGGAAGACAATGATCTGACAAACCTTTTCGAACTCGGGGAGAACCCTTTGGATGATATCAACCATTCTCTTGGACACGATCAAGGAGTGTCTTTCGAAAAACAGTTACTAGAAGTTGAAAATGAACTGGAAAAAGCTCTGAATGTTGCTTCACAGAATACACCAGATAATCAAACATCAAATGCTGAATTGACAGCAAGTTCATCGAAGGTAGTAGACTTTACGCCATTCGAAGTGCAAGCTCCTGCTCCAAATACAGGAGAAGGATCATCAACAGGCCTGTTTTACGAAAACGCTTTGCAATCATGGTATGATCCAAGCGCGATAAGTTTCTCGACGAACACATCAACATTGGTTTCTTCTTCTCAATTCCAAACTAGTGTTTCCAATGGGAATTTCGCATTTCCTTATGTAACAAGTAACTCACAGATGCAACCTCAACCATACTCATCATCAACAAGTCAGCTTCCAATGTTTCCTACTTTTGCTAGAGAATCAATCGGAAACTTTTCCGCGCAACCTACGGGACAACATTTTCAGCCCTACAACCAGTATCTGAGGAATAATATGGCTCCGTTCAATTTTCCTTCGCAAGCGTTTGGAGCGAATACTTGGATTCATTCAGCACAAAGAATATCTCCATCTTATCAAAACTTGAACTCAAATTTGTATGTCCTCCCGTCCCTCGACGAGTTGCAAGACTATGTTCATACTTGGGAG GGAAATTTAACCGGGAAAATTAACTCGAGCCGAGTAACTGTCATTAAAGCAAGG GCCTTCAGAAAAACAACAACACCACTCAC GCTTACTCTTAGGTGGAGTAATAGGTTGGAGATAAGCCACTTGATACCTCTCAAGGCTGTTAACCATACCAAGAA TTTTTCACATCCCATAGATAATGTCATCTTCCATGTGCTTAAGTACAGCAATGTTGATTTGTACAAGCACTTGAAAAGCAGATACATG TGTGCTAAAATTGATCTACAATGCCAATCCATAATTCTGTCACCAACTGAAAGAGAAAACTTCTTTGTTGGAACTGTTTTTCCTGGG GAAACATTGTTCATAGAACCTGCTTAA
- the LOC127115934 gene encoding mediator of RNA polymerase II transcription subunit 25 isoform X2, protein MENKRWLNIVVDGNKAMEQYWTDIVSNYLEKIVRCFIGERQDHENYLGLVFYNANSELGYDMQFMNWTKDVNRYMENLSHLSFNGNDLNQSSMAEGLAEALVMYPKPCDTMTEREYYNAERHCILVAPGDPVPKTMPVCVPMIQRAQVIGQRLQACQIDFLEVAKKCVPLAVSLSVITPNPVPIFGAIFNLGNNVLTLSNAPISSYSTGQLTILLSKNFREAHKALKEKRIVEFPSTSVGSINTALDSTLFSVLNFQEESAASQATIGAKISEACNDLTPESVSASQPLDYQEMIFSNGTDQANVALTNSQIQVNLYEDIMAELNSDTDILPPMKRSRTFTPLEDNDLTNLFELGENPLDDINHSLGHDQGVSFEKQLLEVENELEKALNVASQNTPDNQTSNAELTASSSKVVDFTPFEVQAPAPNTGEGSSTGLFYENALQSWYDPSAISFSTNTSTLVSSSQFQTSVSNGNFAFPYVTSNSQMQPQPYSSSTSQLPMFPTFARESIGNFSAQPTGQHFQPYNQYLRNNMAPFNFPSQAFGANTWIHSAQRISPSYQNLNSNLYVLPSLDELQDYVHTWEGNLTGKINSSRVTVIKARAFRKTTTPLTLTLRWSNRLEISHLIPLKAVNHTKNFSHPIDNVIFHVLKYSNVDLYKHLKSRYMCAKIDLQCQSIILSPTERENFFVGTVFPGETLFIEPA, encoded by the exons ATGGAGAATAAGAGATGGTTGAACATAGTAGTTGATGGCAACAAAGCTATGGAGCAGTATTGGACTGATATTGTTTCAAACTATCTTGAAAAAATTGTCAG GTGCTTCATTGGTGAAAGACAAGACCAt GAAAATTATCTTGGACTAGTATTCTATAATGCAAACTCTGAACTAG GCTATGACATGCAATTCATGAACTGGACAAAAGATGTGAATAGATACATGGAAAATTTGTCACATTTATCTTTCAATGGAAATGATCTTAATCAATCTAGCATGGCAGAAGGTTTAGCAGAAGCTCTTGTG ATGTATCCAAAGCCATGTGATACAATGACGGAAAGAGAATACTACAATGCAGAAAGACATTGTATTCTTGTTGCTCCAGGTGATCCTGTTCCTAAGACAATGCCTGTCTGTGTGCCAATGATTCAAAGAGCTCAAGTTATTGGTCAAAGATTACAAGCTTGTCAGATCGATTTTCTCGAGGTCGCCAAAAAATGTGTTCCG CTAGCTGTGTCACTCTCAGTGATAACTCCTAATCCAGTTCCGATTTTCGGAGCCATATTTAATTTG GGAAATAATGTGTTAACATTATCAAATGCTCCAATCTCTAGTTACAGCACTGGACAATTGACAATTTTACTGTCAAAAAACTTTAGAGAAGCACACAAAGCACTCAAAGAAAAAAGAATAGTGGAATTTCCTTCAACAAGTGTTGGATCCATTAATACAGCACTTGATTCAACACTTTTCAGTGTTCTTAATTTCCAAG AAGAATCTGCGGCGTCTCAGGCGACGATAGGAGCGAAAATAAGCGAAGCTTGCAATGATTTAACACCG GAGAGTGTAAGCGCCTCGCAACCTCTCGATTATCAGGAAATGATTTTTTCGAATGGCACGGACCAGGCGAATGTGGCATTGACTAACTCTCAGATTCAAGTAAATCTATACGAAGATATCATGGCCGAGCTTAATAGCGATACCGATATTTTACCACCGATGAAAAGGTCGAGAACATTTACACCATTGGAAGACAATGATCTGACAAACCTTTTCGAACTCGGGGAGAACCCTTTGGATGATATCAACCATTCTCTTGGACACGATCAAGGAGTGTCTTTCGAAAAACAGTTACTAGAAGTTGAAAATGAACTGGAAAAAGCTCTGAATGTTGCTTCACAGAATACACCAGATAATCAAACATCAAATGCTGAATTGACAGCAAGTTCATCGAAGGTAGTAGACTTTACGCCATTCGAAGTGCAAGCTCCTGCTCCAAATACAGGAGAAGGATCATCAACAGGCCTGTTTTACGAAAACGCTTTGCAATCATGGTATGATCCAAGCGCGATAAGTTTCTCGACGAACACATCAACATTGGTTTCTTCTTCTCAATTCCAAACTAGTGTTTCCAATGGGAATTTCGCATTTCCTTATGTAACAAGTAACTCACAGATGCAACCTCAACCATACTCATCATCAACAAGTCAGCTTCCAATGTTTCCTACTTTTGCTAGAGAATCAATCGGAAACTTTTCCGCGCAACCTACGGGACAACATTTTCAGCCCTACAACCAGTATCTGAGGAATAATATGGCTCCGTTCAATTTTCCTTCGCAAGCGTTTGGAGCGAATACTTGGATTCATTCAGCACAAAGAATATCTCCATCTTATCAAAACTTGAACTCAAATTTGTATGTCCTCCCGTCCCTCGACGAGTTGCAAGACTATGTTCATACTTGGGAG GGAAATTTAACCGGGAAAATTAACTCGAGCCGAGTAACTGTCATTAAAGCAAGG GCCTTCAGAAAAACAACAACACCACTCAC GCTTACTCTTAGGTGGAGTAATAGGTTGGAGATAAGCCACTTGATACCTCTCAAGGCTGTTAACCATACCAAGAA TTTTTCACATCCCATAGATAATGTCATCTTCCATGTGCTTAAGTACAGCAATGTTGATTTGTACAAGCACTTGAAAAGCAGATACATG TGTGCTAAAATTGATCTACAATGCCAATCCATAATTCTGTCACCAACTGAAAGAGAAAACTTCTTTGTTGGAACTGTTTTTCCTGGG GAAACATTGTTCATAGAACCTGCTTAA